Part of the Desulfuromonas sp. genome is shown below.
AAGAAGGTGACGAGGGTCACAACCAGAGTAAAGCTTTTCAGCAGAGGCTCGTTGTCCCTGGGAATAAACAGCAGGATCACCATGCCCAACAGTGGCAGGAAAGTCATCAGACTGAGAAGGTGTTCGCTCATTGCAAAACGCTCCTTGTATTAACTCTAGAAAATTCTCTGCCTGTTATCGCAGGACAAAGTAACCAACAAAAACAACAACCCCGACTACCATCCATGCCGCATAATTCTGGGTCAAACCCGTCTGCAGCAGGTAGCGGGAACCGGAGGAGATGCCCCGGGTCACATAACCGAAACCATTAACGACCCCGTCAACAATACTGACATCCAGCCCCTTCCAGCAGAAACGGCCAAAGGCCTTGCATGGGTTAATGAACAGAAAGTCGTAGAGCTCGTCAATGTACCACTTGTTATAGACCCAGCGATGCAGCTTGCTGAACCGTGCGGTAAACCGCGCCGGCAGCTCCGGGCGCTTCATGTACAACAGGGTTGCCACACCGATTCCGGTGAGACCGAGAATGACCGAAAGGACCATCAGACCGATTTCAGTCGAAGCGCTGCCATGGGCACTGATGTCATAGGTCTGCTGCGTATGATGAAAAACCGGAGCCAGGAATTGATCAAGCTTGTTACCGATATGGAACTTGTCGATGACATGCGGAATCCCGACAAAACCGCCGACGGTGGCCAGCGTTGCCAGGACAACCAGCGGCAGGGTAATCACCCAGGGTGACTCGTGCACGTGGTCCTTGGCACGGGCATCGGTCTTCTGCGGACCATGGAAGGTCATGTAGAGCGACCGGAACATGTAGAAAGCCGTCATCATGGCCGCCACCGAACCGACGACCCAGACGATGATGCTGCCGCGGGTCGATGCGAAGGTCCACCAGAGGATCTCATCCTTGGAGAAGAAGCCGGAGAAGAACGGCATGCCGGAAATGGCCAGACAGGAGATCAGGTAAGTGATCCAGGTGACCGGCATGAACTTGCGCAGGCCGCCCATGTTGCGCATATCCTGAGGATCATCATCCAGATGAGCATGATGCAGGGCATGGTGCATGGCGTGAATAACCGAACCGGAACCGAGGAAGAGACAGGCCTTGAAGAAGGCATGTGTCATCAGATGGAAGATACCGGCGGTAAAGGCGCCAACGCCCATCGCCATGAACATGAAGCCGAGCTGCGAAACAGTTGAATATGCGAGAACGCGCTTGATGTCATTCTGGGCAAAACCGATGCTGGCGGCAAACAGGGCGGTCGCAGCACCGACACAGGCTATAACCATCATTGTGCCCGGGGCCATTGCAAACAGTCCGTTCATCCGGCCGATCATGTAGACGCCGGCGGTAACCATGGTCGCAGCATGGATCAGGGCTGAAACCGGGGTCGGACCTTCCATTGCATCCGGCAACCAGGTATAAAGCGGAATCTGGGCCGATTTACCGGTGGCACCGAGGAAGAAGCAGAGGGTGATGATGGTGACGACAACACTGCCGGTCCCGAGCAAATGACCATTAGCGGCAATCTCTTCGAAATTGATCGTCCAGACGCCATGCTCCGAACCGAGGGTCCAGAACAGAGTCAGCAGTCCGAGCAGGAAGCCGAAGTCACCGACCCGGTTGACGACAAATGCCTTTTTGGCGGCATCGCCAGCCGATTTCTTTTCAAAGTAGTAGCCGATGAGCAGGTACGAGCAGAGACCGACGCCCTCCCAACCGATAAACATGACCAGGGCGTTGCCGCCGAGGACCAGCATCAGCATCGAAAATACGAAGAGGTTCAGATAGCTGAAGTAGCGGTAAAAACCCTCTTCGCCATGCATGTAACCGATTGAATAGAGGTGGATCAGCGAGCCGACACCGGTAACAACGAGCAGCATCACCGCCGAGAGCGGATCAAACAGGAACTCCCAGTCAACCTGAAGCTGACCGACCGTCATCCAGGAAAAAACTTTCTCGTTGTGGCTTTTGTCAATATCACCGAGCAGCTGAAAGAAATACTTGCAGGACACGACGAAAGACATGGCCACAGCCAGTGTTCCGATGGCACCGATTACCTTTTCACTCTTGAGAACCTTCTTGCCGAGCAGACCATTGATGATGGCGCCGACGAGGGGAAAGAGCGGAATGAGCCAAAGTTTATCGTACATCTATACTCTCCTAACCGGAATGAATCCCTACAACAAAAAGCAGGTTACCATTTCAGCAAACTGAAATCGTCAACCGCAATCGACTCCCGATTACGGAAAAATGCGATCATCAGGGCGAGACCGACGGCTGCTTCGGCAGCGGCGACAGTCATAACAAAGAAAACGAAAATCTGACCATCCATGTTGCCGAGGTGACTCGACAGGGAAATAAAGGTCAGGTTGACGGCATTCAGCATCAGTTCAATACACATGAAGATAACAATCGCGTTCTTCCTGGTCAGAACCCCGAAGGTCCCCAGAGAGAAGAGAATTGCACTCAACACCATGTAGTGACTTGTTGTAATCATTGGATCTTCCTCCCGTTAAGCCGTTAGACTTCTTTTTTAGCCAGCACCACGGCACCGACAATGGCCACCAGGAGCAGGATAGAGGCAATTTCGAACGGCAGCAGGAACTTGGTGAACAAGGACTCGGCAATCAGTTCGGTGTGTCCGATCTGAGCAACCGCCGCTGCGTCAAAATCCTTCTTGATGTTGATCATGTCCATCGGCCGGCCACGATTGAGCAGATAGTAGATCTGACCAAAGATCATGGCAGCAAGGACCGTTGCCCAGCCGACACTGTGGCTCCCCTTGCGGGCTACGGCGGTTCCGAGATTCAGCAGCATGATCGTGAAGATGATCAGCATCAGAATGGCACCGGCGTAAACCATGATCTGGATGGCTGCCATGAATGGGGCATTCAGCATGACATAGAAGTTTGCCAGGCAAACAAATGTCATCATCAGGGCAATCGCATTATTGATCGGGCTCTTGCAGGTTACGACCAGAAAACCCGAAACAACAGCGACCAGGGCAAGCAGGTAAAAATACATTATTTCCATCGATTCAGTGCTCCCGTCACGAATTAGCGTACAAGACGATCTTTATCGAAGGTGAAGTCTTCGCGATGATAATTGGCCAGTTCGTAATCGCCGGTCATCTCGATCGCTTCGACCGGACAGGCCTCGACACAGTAGCCGCAGAAGATGCACCGCAGAAGATCAATCTTGTAGACCTTCGGGTACTTCTCACCTTTTACATTCTCGGCCGATTCGACCGTAATACACTTGGCCGGGCAGACGGTCGGGCAGAGATAGCAAGCAACACATTTTTCGCGGTCATGGTCGGGAACCAGGCGGTGCAGTCCACGAAAACGCTCAGCCGGCTGCAGCCGATGCCCTTTGCGCGGATACTGAACAGTCGTGGTATTCCCCGGGCCCAAGTGCTTGAATGTGATCCATAAACCCTGGATAAACTCTTTAATCATGAGAAATCCCTCTTTCTCGAATTAATGATTACTGGAACATCAGGACAACAAAGCCGGTGAGGACGATATTGGCCAATGACAGCGGCAGGAATATCTTCCAGCCCAGGAACATCAACTGATCGTAACGCACCCGTGGCCAGGTCGCCCGGATCCAGATAAAGAAGAACATGAAGCAGAAGATCTTGAGCAGGAAATTGATCGGACCGTAGAACGGGCCGTCCCAGCCACCAAGAAACAGGGTCGCAGTGATTCCGGCAATCACGATCATATTGGCATATTCAGCCATGAAGAACATGGCGTATTTCATCGATGAATACTCGGTACAGAAACCGGAGACAAGCTCGGTTTCGGCTTCCGGAAGGTCAAACGGGGTCCGGTTGATCTCGGCCAGGCCACTGAACATGAACAGGACAAAAGCGAGCGGCTGCGAGAAGATGTACCAGTTGTGCATCCAGTGCGGCAAGGTAGCGATGCCCCAGAGCGGTTCCATCTGGGCGGCAACAATACCGCGGAGGCTGAGGGTTTCCGACAGCATGAAAATGGAAACGATGACCAGGCCGGCAGTCAGCTCGTAAGAGACCATCTGGGCCGAGGAACGAATACCGCCGAGCAGCGAATACTTGCTGTTCGAGGCCCAGCCGGCAAGAACAATACCGTAGACACCGAGACCGGCCATTGCCAGGACGAAAAGGATGCCGATATTGAGATCGGTAATCTGCAACGGAATGATGTACTGGCCAATCGTCAGGTCAGGGCCGAACGGCACAACCGCCATGGTGATCAGTGCCGGGACCAGGATCATCATCGGGGCCAGGATAAACGGGACCTTGCTCGCTTCGGCCGGAATAATATCTTCCTTGAAAAAGAGCTTGATACCGTCGGCGATCGGTTGCAGCAGACCATACCAGCCGGTTTCCATCGGTCCGAGGCGGGTCTGCATCCGACCGATGATTTTACGTTCGGCATAGGTTGCGTAGGCCACAATCCCCATCAGTACGCCGAAGACCACGAGAATTTTAATAATCATGGCCGCAACGAAAAGAAGCGGGCTGTTTGAGAGGCTAAGCATTTCTGGCGTCATGGTAATCCTCTTCATTTACCTTTGTTATCTCATCAATACGGGCTGGCTACTTACTGACATCAACAGCAACAGCAGCTTCACCCTTGTAAACATTATTAATTCCGGCGTCGGCAAAGTGATACGGTGCAAATAAGACCCCTTGCGGCAACCGGTTGTCGATTTTGGCCTTGAGCTGGAGTTCTGCACCGTTCGCTTTGACTTTGATCATATCGCCCTCGGCAACTTGCAGTGCCGAAGCATCTTCACGACCGAATTCAACGTAGGCTTCAGGGACAACCGCTACCGGTCCCTTCGCCCTGGTCGAAACCGTACCGCTGTGATAAAGAGCGCTGCCGGTCAACAACAGATATTTGCCATCAATGGCCTTGTTGCCGGCAACGGCAATAACTTTTTTCTGCTTGATGACCGGACTCTCACCACCCCAGACAACGCCTTCCGGTCCGATATCGTTGAATTCAATACCGGCATAGTTTTTAACCTCTTCGGCAATCGCCGCGAATACGGCAGCCGGACCGGTATAACTGACGCTGCTGCCGAGCCTGGCGGCGAGCAGTTCAAAAATTTCAAAATCGGTTTTTGCCTCACCAGGGCTGGTGATACCCGGCCGAACCCGCTGAATCCGGCGCTCGGCGTTGGTGAAGGTTCCATCCTTCTCGGCAAATGATGCCGCCGGCAGAACAACATCGGCTCGCTCCGCCGTCGGCGACAGGAACAGGTCCTGAACGACAACAAAGCCGGCTCCGTCGAGGGCCTTTTCCGTGCGGCTGCGATCCGGGTAGGAACTCATAATATCTTCACCGGCAATGTAGAGAGCCGACAGGTTGCCGGCTGCGGCCGCATCAAGCATCGCCGAGGCGCCCATACCCTGACCGGCCGGGATAACCCCGAGGTCGATGGCACCCTGGCTGTTGGCCTTTTCGCCACAGAGGTAGAGGCCGCTTCCTTCCTTATCAACATTGCCGCTGAGGATCGCCAGATTGGCGGCAGCAACGGCAATTTCCTTGCTTTGCGCTGTGTAGGGGAGACCGTATGCGAGCAGGATAGCGCTCTTCTCGGCTCCGGCCAGTGCCTTGGCTGCAGCACGGATCTGCTCGGCCGGGACGCCGGTTACCGCGGCAACCTTTTCCGGAGTGTACTCGGCCAGGCTCTTCTGCAGATCATCAAGCCCCTCAACACCAGCGGTCACCGCCGAACCATCTTCAATCAGAGCCTGCGCCATGGCGTTCAGAACGTTGACCTCAAGCGCCGGCTTATGGAGCATGGTCACAGCATTCGGCAGCTTGCCAAATTTGCCCTTTTTATCGGCGACAACGAAAAGCTGGGCCTCGTTGCGCTTGACCGCCTGATTGACAACCATGCCGAAGACCGGATGGGTCTCATAGAAATCGGAGCGAATAGAGATGATGACATCAGCATCTTCAACCTGCGGGAACGTACCGGTTGAGGCCTGGATACCGAGGGTTTGAAACAGTCCTTCCGTCACACCCTTGTAGCACTCGCCGCCGGAGTGATCGATATTTTCGGTACCGGCTGCTTTGGCGACGTTCTTCAGCAGAAAGAGTTCTTCATTGGTCAGGCGGGCTCCCGAGAGGATGCCGAAACCCTTGTCAGCCGCGGCTTTCTGCAAACCTTCGGCAACAGCAGTCAATGCCTCATCCCAGTTCGCTTCAACCAGTTTTCCATCCTTCCTGACCAGCGGCGTCGTCAGTCTCTCCTCGCTATTGGCGTAGGAGTAGCCGAAACGACCACGGATGCAGAGGTTTCCGTCATTAACACCAATCTTGTCGTTGAAGCGAATGGTCTGAACCTTGTTGTCCATCACCCCGAGGCTGACGGTGCAACCATTGCCGCAGTAACTACAGACCGAGTCGACTTCCTTGAGCTGCCAGGGACGCGCCTTGAACTTGAACGGCCGCGGCAAAATCGCACCAACCGGACACATCGACACGCACTGGCCGCAGAATTCACAGTTAAGGCCGCGATCAAAAGCGGTTGCGATCTTGGTTTCGAACCCACGATTGATGAACGAGTAGGAACCATAACCGACGATTTCGTCGCAAACACGCGCGCATTTGCCGCAAAGAACACAGCGGTTCATGTTGCGCTCGATCAGCGGGTTGACCTCGTCGGTCGGCAGATCGAATTTTTCACCTTGAAAACGGTTGGTGACAACTTCATATTCGTAAGTGAGGTCCTGCAGGTCGCATTCGCCGCCCTTGTCGCAGACCGGGCAGTCGATTACGTGGTTGACCAGAAGGAATTCAAGAACGGTCTTGCGAACCTTCTTGATTTCATCAGACATGGTTGTTACCACCATACCTTCGGTCACCGGAGTGGTGCAGGCCGGAATCAGACGGCCTTTCATCTGCTCAACTTCGACCAGGCAGACCCGGCAGGCGCCGTAGGGCAAAAGCTTCTTGGCGTAGCAGAGAACCGGAATATCAATACCGGCCTCAATTGACGCTTCGTAAATTGTCGCAGTTTTGCTGACCGTGATCTCTTTGCCGTCGATCGTCAGGTTAACCATCGTGTCCTCTTTATCGTTAAAAATGCGTCTAGTTCGTTATTCAATTGCCATGAAGCGGCAGGCGTCGTAGCAGGAAGTACATTCGGTGCACTTCTCCTTGTCGATAACCGCGACCTGCCCTTTTTCCCAGGCAATACAGTCAACCGGGCATACCTTCGGACAAATACCGCACTTCTTGCACTTCTCTTCAATGACTTCAAACTTGAGCAGAGGCTTGCAGCTGTGGGAAGGGCATTCCTTTTCTTTGATGTGGGCCTCGTACTCATGCCGGAAGTAACGGATGGTCGACAGAACCGGGTTCGGCGCCGTCTGACCGAGGCCACAGAGCGAACTCTTCTTGATGTCGTAAGCCATATCCTGAAGCAGTTCGATATCGCCTTCCTGACCCTTGCCTTCGGTGATCCGCTCGAGGATTTCGAGCATGATCTTCAGGCCGATCCGGCAGGGGATACACTTGCCGCACGACTCAACGCGGGTAAAGTTAAGAAAGAAGCGGGCAATGTCGACCATGCAGGTCGTTTCGTCCATGACAACCAGACCACCGGAACCCATCATCGCACCGGCCTGGATCAGGGAATCATAGTCGACCTGGGCATCGAGAGCTTCTGCCGGCAGACAGCCGCCGGAAGGGCCACCGGCCTGAACCGCCTTGAACTTGCGGTTGTTGAGGATACCGCCACAAACATCGTAGATAACTTCGCGCATCGCGGTGCCGGCCGGAACTTCAACCAGGCCGGTATGCTTGACCTTGCCGGTCAGGGCGAAGATCTTGGTCCCCTTGGTCCCTTCGGTGCCGATATTGGAGAACCATTCGGCGCCGTTGTAAAAAATGTAGGAAACGTTGGCAAAAGTCTCAACGTTATTGATGTTGGTCGGCTTGCGCCACAAACCACGGACGGCCGGGAACGGCGGGCGGGGGCGGGACATGCCGCGCTCACCCTCGATCGAAGCCATCAGGGCTGTCTCTTCACCACAAACAAACGCTCCGGCGCCGGCCTTGATCTTCATGTCGAACTTGAAGCCGAGATCGAGGCAGTTTTCGCCGAGGATCCCTCTTTCGTAACAGGTATCGATCGCCTTTTGCAGACGCTTGATCGCCAACGGATACTCGGCACGGCAGTAGACGTAACCGAAGGTGCAGCCGATGGCATAGGCGGCAATCATCATCCCTTCAATGATTCCGTAGGGGTCGCCTTCAAGGATCGAACGGTCCATAAATGCGCCCGGGTCACCCTCGTCAGCGTTGCAGATCAGATACTTTTCATCACCCGGCGTCGCCTTGCAGAATGACCACTTGACCCCGGTCGGGAAACCACCGCCGCCACGACCACGCAGGCCGGACTTCTTGACTTCCTCAATAACTTCTTCCGGCGTCATGGTGACCGCTTTCCTGATACCGGTAAATCCTTTATGGGCGAGAAAATCCTCAATACTTTCGGCATCGATGGTTCCGCAACGCGAAAAGATCAGACGCTGCTGCTTCTCGAGAAACTGGCCATAGTAAGGTCCGGCGACCTTCTTTGGCACTGGCTCCTTGCCGATCATGTGTTCTTCAACGATTTGCGGCACCAGTTCGGGGGTCACAAAATCGTAGGTGATCGCCTCCTCACCCGGCATAACAACATCGACCATAACGTCGTTGGCACAGAGACCACGGCAGCCTGTCTTTTTAATGTCGCAACGCTTGCCGACCTTTGCTTCCAAGCCCTGCTTCTCGAATTCATCTTCGAACGCGTCAATAACTTTCTGGGCTCCGGAGGCAAAGCCGCCGGTTCCGGTACAGACAAGTATTTCGATATTTTCAGCTGTGTCGGCCATAAAAACCTCGGTCAGTTATCAATCCATCTTGACGTACTTGTCGATGACTTCATCCATCTTCTGAACTGTCAGCGAACCGTACGTATCGTCATTCACCATAATGACCGGCGCCATACCACAGGCCCCGATACAAGCGACATACTCGGCGGTAAACTTAAGATCCTCGGTAGTTTCGGCATGGCCTACACCAAGACGATCCTTGAGGGTATCACCGATCCGGCCAGCCCCCTTGACGTGGCAGGCGGTCCCCATGCAAACGCGGATAATATACTTGCCCCGCGGTTCGAGGTGGAACTGGGCATAAAAAGTCAGAACCCCGTAGATCTGGCTCGCATAGACATTGAGTCGTTCAGCCGTCAGATGAACGGTCGGCTCCGGAATATAGCCGTAATGCTCCTGAATTGCCTGCAAAGCCGGCATCAGGGCGCCCGGCATATCGACATACTTGTCGAGGATCTCGTTACACGGCGCGAGATCGACTTCCTGTTCTTGAACTTGCTCCACAGCTTCGCTCATGGAATTACCTCTTGAGTCGGAGTCAGTTAACGGTCGATTTCACCAAGGACAATATCCAGGGTACCGATCGTTGCGATTACGTCAGCCAGCAGCGCGCCCTCGACCATCTGCGGCAGAGCCTGCAGATTGACGAATGATGGCGGCCGGATTTTCATCCGGTAAGGATTGGCCGAACCATCGGAGACGAGATAGTAGCAGAGCTCGCCTTTCGGCGCTTCGATGCCGACATAAACTTCGCCTTCCGGCGCCGTAAAGCCTTCGGTAATAATCTTGAACTGATGAATCAGGCCTTCGATAGAGTTGACGACATCCTGTTTCGGCGGCAGACAGATTTTCGGGCAATCAGCGAGAATCGGGCCGTCCTGCAGCTTGTCGAGCGCCTGCATAATGATCTTGGCCGATTCACGCATCTCGATGAGGCGCGCCTTGTACCGGGCGAAGGTGTCACCCTCTTCCATAACCGGCACCTCAAAATCGTAATCTTCATAGCCGCTGTACGGGTTATCACGACGCAGATCCCAGTCAACACCGGAGGCGCGCAGGGCCGGACCGGAGAGGCCGATATCGATCGCATCTTCACCCGAGATCGTGCCGACGTCGATCGTCCTCTTCTGCCAGATTTTGTTGCCGGTCAGCAGGCCTTCGTAAGTATCAACATAGGAGTCCATGTCTTCGGCAAACTTGCGGATATCGTCGGTCACACCTGCCGGCAGATCAGCCGAAAGTCCGCCAACCCGGAAATAGTTGGTGGTCATCCGGGCGCCGGAGATCTTTTCATAGATATCGATAATCGCCTCGCGCTCGCGGAAACAGTAGAGGAATACGGTCATGGCACAGATATCGAGGGCGTGGGTTGCCAGCCAGACAAGGTGGCTCTTGATCCTGGTCAGCTCGGCAAGCATCACCCGGATAACCTTGGCCCGCTCCGGGATCTGATCGGTAATGTCGAGCAACTTCTCAACCGCAAGAACATAGCCGAGGTTGTTGCTCATCGGCGCCAGGTAATCGAGACGGTCGGTCAGGGGAATCGTCTGGTGGTAAGTCCGGTGCTCCGAAAGCTTTTCCACGCCACGATGCAGGAAGCCGATATGCGGCGTCGTTTTGACGACATTTTCGCCATCGAGCTCAAGAATCAGCTGGAGAACACCATGGGTCGAAGGATGCTGCGGACCCATATTTATGGTCATGGTTTCAGTTTGTGCCATCGTTTGCCTCTTTATCCTTGAGGATTAAAGTGTCGCGAGTAGATTTTCTTTCGATTTACTGCAGACGACCCTGATACGGTTCACGATCAGGGCCCTGAACCGGGTAGTCCTTGCGCAGGGGGTGCCCCTCCCAATCGGCCGGCATCAGGATGCGGCGCAGGTCGGGATGGTTGTTGAATGCAATCCCCATCAGGTCCCAGCATTCCCGCTCATGCCAGTTGGCTGTCGCCCAGACCGTGCAGACCGTATCGACGGCCGGATCACTCTCTTCAACCGGAACCTTGATCCGGAGGCGATCCTTGAGGGAGATATTGTAAAGATTGTAGACCACCATGAAGCGGGGGGACTGACCGAGATAGTCGACCCCGCAGAGGTCGCAGAGGAAATTATATCCGAGGTCACCTTTAAGGAAATTGCAGATCTCGACGATCTGCTCTTTTTTAACCGTGACCGTCGTCTCGCCCCGGAACTCTACAACATCCAGAACGGCATCTGCGAATTTCTGCTTCAGCTTGCCAACTGCGGCATGTTCACTCATAGCTTGCTTCCCTGTCATTTATTTATTTTAGTAAGCTCCGGCCATACCGGAGTTATCAGACTTCGGAAACCCGTTCGCCGACTCCGAGAACCGATCCGAACGAGTTGCGCTCATTCATGATCTTTTCCTGGAGCTTGCCAATACCGTAAATCAAGCCCTCCGGGCGGGGCGGACAGCCCGGGATATAAACATCAACCGGCAGATGCTGGTCAATACCCTGAACCGTACTGTAGGTATCAAAAATCCCGCCGGAGCAGGCACAGGCACCCATGGCGATAACATACTTCGGTTCCGGCATCTGCTCGTAAACGGTCTCGATAACCGGCAGCATCTTTTTAGTTACGGTCCCGGCAATAATGATCACGTCAGACTGGCGCGGCGACGCACGGAAAAGGATCCCGAGCCGGTCGAGGTCAAAACGGGCCGCACCGGCGGCCATCATTTCGATTGCGCAACAGGCGAGACCAAAGGTCATCGGCCACATTGAACGGGATCTGGACCAGTTAACCAGCTTGTCCAGACTCGTTGTAATGATATTGTTTCCCAGTGTCTGATCTACTCCCATTCCAGCGCTCCTTTTTTCCAGACATATACGTAGCCGACAAACAGGATAAGAATAAAAACGCCCATTTCAGCGAAACCGAACATGCCGAGCCTTTTGAACATCACCGCCCAGGGATAAAGAAAGACAACCTCGATATCAAATACGATAAAGAGCATTGCGATGATGTAAAACTTGACCGAAAAACGATCCCGGGCCGTACCGAAAAGCGGCATGCCGCACTCATACGGTGCGAGCTTGACGGCGGACGGCTTCTTCTGTCCGACCAGGCGGGAAAAAACCACCGAGCCGGCCGCAAAGGCGAAGGCTATGGCGACAAGCACCAGGATCGGCAAATAATTGTCTAGCATGTAATGACTCCTCCCAACGAGATGACTGTCACATTTAATCTAATCAGGGCTGGTTTTAACGGCATTTTAAGCGTGTGCAAGTTAGGATACTTTAAGGTCTTTGTCAAGGGAAAAATACCGTATACTGTATGCACTTTAGCGGGATCGCCTGATGAGCCGCAAATCCGCTTATTCTGGCCTTTTACGACAAATTTGGTCGCCTTTTACCTTTAATGATTATCAGGTTTTATTCGAGACAATAATCGCCCTTTTTCACGCCGGCCAATCGGCTCCATAAACAGAGTTAATTGGTCGCTGAAATTCGACTGTTCCATTTACTGCATTATCAGTTGATCGTGGGCTTTTCAAGCTATATCGGAAGATCGCAATCTTGGCCGATTTTACTATCGCCTGGTCCGCCCTTTTCGGCGAAGACAACCAATCTTGCCGGTTGCGCTCACCGCATCCGCTGCCGGAATCGGGCCGCAAGAGCAATACGCCGAGCCGGTGGCAGACCGACCATCTTGTCGTTCTTCCCGCTGCCGCCGGCAATGCGACAGAATAAGCGGCAAGCCGGGGTCCAGCGTTACCCGCCTGTTTAAGTTTCCGGCACTGCCGGGACAGGCGGAACGATCACCAATTAAAATACGGAAATTTCTACTTTTACCTGTACCCTGTATGGTGGTACTCTGATGTATGTTATGCACGCTGATTAGCGAACTTAGGCGCCTGGGGGCCAGAGAATATGTCGATAACAGATTTGCCGTTTCGTAACGATTTCTACAAGGTTATGCTCGACCAGATGTCGGAAGGGGTCTACTTCACCGACACCGAACGACGCATCCTGTACTGGAACACGGCAGCCGAGCAATTGACCGGCTACAATTCCCAGGACGTTGTCGGATCCTATTGCAACGACAACATCCTGCGCCATGTCGATTGCGATGGTTGCTCGCTCTGCGAAGACCACTGCCCGCTTTTTGACTCGCTCAAGGAAGGTCGTCAGGTTTACAAACGGGCCTACCTTTACCATAAAAAAGGCTACCGGGTCGCCGTTGATGTCAAGGTTTCCCCGGTCTTCGGATCGACCAATCAGATTTTAGGAGCGGTCGAGGTGTTCTCCGATGCTTCCGATTCAATTGTTCTTGAGAATCTCAACCAGACCTTGCGCAAGCAGTTACGCATTGACCTGATGACCAAACTCCCCAACCGACGCGCCTTGATGCAGTCACTGAAGGACGAATTTATCCGTTACAAGCGTTACGAGTCGACTTTTTCGCTGGTAGCGATCGACATTGATCATTTCAAACAGATCAACGACACCCTGGGCCATCCAACCGGAGACCGGGCTCTGATCTGGTTTGCCAATCAGCTCACTTCGGTGTTTCGCAAGGTCGATACAATTAGCCGGTACGGCGGTGAGGAATTTTTCGTGTTGTTGCCGAATACTGCCGCCGACACTGCAGTAAAGGCGGCAGAAAAGTTGAAGATACGCTTGAATGAACAACCCTGCCCGGTGACCGGCGAGATGCTGACGGCCAGCATCGGGGTGACCTCTCTCCTTGCTACCGACACCCTGCGAAGCGTTCTCGAACGTGCCGACCAGGCGATGTACCGGGCCAAGGAAAGCGGCCGCAACCGGATCTGCGCCGTCTAGGAGCGGGTCATACTGCGCCGGGAATCAATCTTGTTCATCCCGGCGAGCAGGATGCCGAGGGTGATAAACGCACCCGGCGGCAGAATCATTAGCAGGAAGGGCTCATAGCCGGACCCGAACAACGAAATTCCGAGCAGCGAACCACTACCGAAGATTTCCCGTACCGCCCCGAGTACAAACAGCGCCAGGGTAAAACCGAGCCCCATACCGACGCCGTCAATAATCGAAAT
Proteins encoded:
- a CDS encoding NADH-quinone oxidoreductase subunit L codes for the protein MYDKLWLIPLFPLVGAIINGLLGKKVLKSEKVIGAIGTLAVAMSFVVSCKYFFQLLGDIDKSHNEKVFSWMTVGQLQVDWEFLFDPLSAVMLLVVTGVGSLIHLYSIGYMHGEEGFYRYFSYLNLFVFSMLMLVLGGNALVMFIGWEGVGLCSYLLIGYYFEKKSAGDAAKKAFVVNRVGDFGFLLGLLTLFWTLGSEHGVWTINFEEIAANGHLLGTGSVVVTIITLCFFLGATGKSAQIPLYTWLPDAMEGPTPVSALIHAATMVTAGVYMIGRMNGLFAMAPGTMMVIACVGAATALFAASIGFAQNDIKRVLAYSTVSQLGFMFMAMGVGAFTAGIFHLMTHAFFKACLFLGSGSVIHAMHHALHHAHLDDDPQDMRNMGGLRKFMPVTWITYLISCLAISGMPFFSGFFSKDEILWWTFASTRGSIIVWVVGSVAAMMTAFYMFRSLYMTFHGPQKTDARAKDHVHESPWVITLPLVVLATLATVGGFVGIPHVIDKFHIGNKLDQFLAPVFHHTQQTYDISAHGSASTEIGLMVLSVILGLTGIGVATLLYMKRPELPARFTARFSKLHRWVYNKWYIDELYDFLFINPCKAFGRFCWKGLDVSIVDGVVNGFGYVTRGISSGSRYLLQTGLTQNYAAWMVVGVVVFVGYFVLR
- a CDS encoding NADH-quinone oxidoreductase subunit NuoK, whose protein sequence is MITTSHYMVLSAILFSLGTFGVLTRKNAIVIFMCIELMLNAVNLTFISLSSHLGNMDGQIFVFFVMTVAAAEAAVGLALMIAFFRNRESIAVDDFSLLKW
- a CDS encoding NADH-quinone oxidoreductase subunit J — encoded protein: MEIMYFYLLALVAVVSGFLVVTCKSPINNAIALMMTFVCLANFYVMLNAPFMAAIQIMVYAGAILMLIIFTIMLLNLGTAVARKGSHSVGWATVLAAMIFGQIYYLLNRGRPMDMINIKKDFDAAAVAQIGHTELIAESLFTKFLLPFEIASILLLVAIVGAVVLAKKEV
- a CDS encoding NADH-quinone oxidoreductase subunit I, encoding MIKEFIQGLWITFKHLGPGNTTTVQYPRKGHRLQPAERFRGLHRLVPDHDREKCVACYLCPTVCPAKCITVESAENVKGEKYPKVYKIDLLRCIFCGYCVEACPVEAIEMTGDYELANYHREDFTFDKDRLVR
- a CDS encoding NADH-quinone oxidoreductase subunit NuoH, whose translation is MTPEMLSLSNSPLLFVAAMIIKILVVFGVLMGIVAYATYAERKIIGRMQTRLGPMETGWYGLLQPIADGIKLFFKEDIIPAEASKVPFILAPMMILVPALITMAVVPFGPDLTIGQYIIPLQITDLNIGILFVLAMAGLGVYGIVLAGWASNSKYSLLGGIRSSAQMVSYELTAGLVIVSIFMLSETLSLRGIVAAQMEPLWGIATLPHWMHNWYIFSQPLAFVLFMFSGLAEINRTPFDLPEAETELVSGFCTEYSSMKYAMFFMAEYANMIVIAGITATLFLGGWDGPFYGPINFLLKIFCFMFFFIWIRATWPRVRYDQLMFLGWKIFLPLSLANIVLTGFVVLMFQ